A section of the Rhodococcus sp. 4CII genome encodes:
- a CDS encoding TrkA family potassium uptake protein, whose amino-acid sequence MARKPSSDVVVVLGLGRFGKSLALELMEQGTEVLGIDSNEAVVQKVSHRLTHAAVADTTDEESLRQLSVHDYDRAVVGIGSDLEASLLTASALINMSVPNVWAKAISNAHARILRQIGVTHVVRPEHDMGKRVAHLVRGRMMDYIEFDDGFAMVKTTPPATVVGKRLGETTVRSTYGVTVVAIKRPGEGFTYATADTVIAPGDTIIVSGQVRDTERFSELT is encoded by the coding sequence TTGGCTAGGAAACCATCCTCCGATGTCGTCGTCGTGCTGGGGCTGGGCCGATTCGGCAAGTCCCTCGCCCTCGAACTGATGGAGCAGGGCACCGAAGTGCTCGGCATCGACTCGAACGAGGCTGTGGTCCAGAAGGTCTCGCACCGCCTCACCCACGCCGCCGTCGCCGACACCACCGACGAGGAATCGCTGCGCCAGCTGTCGGTGCACGACTACGACCGGGCCGTCGTCGGGATCGGCTCCGACCTCGAGGCCAGCCTGCTCACCGCGTCGGCGTTGATCAACATGTCGGTACCGAATGTGTGGGCCAAGGCCATCAGCAACGCGCACGCGAGAATTCTCCGCCAGATCGGTGTCACGCACGTCGTGCGGCCCGAGCACGACATGGGCAAGCGGGTGGCGCACCTGGTGCGCGGCCGGATGATGGACTACATCGAATTCGACGACGGCTTCGCCATGGTCAAGACCACCCCACCCGCCACCGTGGTAGGGAAACGGCTGGGCGAGACCACCGTCCGCTCCACGTACGGGGTCACCGTCGTCGCGATCAAACGACCCGGCGAGGGTTTCACCTACGCCACCGCCGACACCGTCATCGCCCCGGGTGACACGATCATCGTCTCCGGCCAGGTCCGTGACACCGAACGATTCAGCGAACTGACCTGA
- a CDS encoding TrkA family potassium uptake protein yields the protein MRGALRARFQRSDVLTERPDFALVGIVRVPQMQDSPGRAITRRIGYALTALALVVLVVYLDRDGYSDTQEDGLSLLDCIYYATVSLSTTGYGDITPITAQARLVNILVITPLRIFFLIVLVGTTLSALTETSRQSFKIQRWRRRARNHTVVAGYGTKGRTAVDAMLGDGVAPTDIVVVDTDPVVLETAVRQGLVTVQGSATKSDVLRLAGAQHASSIIVATNRDDTAVLVTLTARELAPKAKIVAAIRESENTHLMRQSGADSVVISSETAGRLLGIAISTPTVVEMIEDLLTPESGLAIAERTVEREEIGGSPRHLSDLVLAVVRDDRLLRAGTTEVDVIEAGDKLLYIRRATD from the coding sequence ATGCGCGGTGCGCTGCGGGCACGATTCCAGCGATCGGATGTGCTCACCGAACGCCCCGACTTCGCACTGGTCGGAATCGTGCGGGTGCCGCAGATGCAGGACAGCCCCGGGCGGGCCATCACCCGGCGGATCGGGTACGCACTGACGGCGCTGGCTTTGGTGGTACTCGTGGTGTACCTCGATCGCGACGGATACTCCGATACCCAGGAAGACGGGCTGTCGCTGCTCGATTGCATCTATTACGCGACGGTGTCGCTGTCGACGACCGGGTACGGCGACATCACCCCCATCACCGCGCAGGCGCGGCTGGTCAACATCCTGGTCATCACACCGCTGCGGATCTTCTTCCTCATCGTCCTGGTCGGTACCACCCTGTCCGCGCTGACCGAGACCTCCCGGCAGTCGTTCAAGATCCAACGCTGGCGGCGCCGCGCACGCAATCACACCGTGGTCGCCGGTTACGGCACCAAGGGACGCACCGCGGTCGACGCAATGCTCGGAGACGGTGTCGCCCCGACCGACATCGTGGTAGTCGACACCGATCCCGTGGTACTCGAGACCGCCGTCCGACAGGGACTGGTCACGGTGCAGGGTTCGGCGACGAAATCCGATGTGCTGCGCCTCGCGGGTGCGCAGCACGCCTCGTCGATCATCGTCGCAACCAACCGGGACGATACCGCGGTACTGGTGACACTCACCGCCCGTGAGCTGGCACCGAAGGCGAAGATCGTCGCCGCGATCCGGGAATCGGAGAACACCCACCTGATGCGGCAGTCCGGCGCCGACTCCGTGGTCATTTCCTCGGAAACCGCGGGCCGGTTACTCGGTATCGCAATCTCCACCCCCACAGTGGTGGAGATGATCGAGGACCTCCTCACCCCGGAATCAGGACTGGCGATCGCCGAACGCACGGTCGAACGGGAAGAGATCGGTGGTTCGCCGCGGCACCTGTCCGACCTCGTGCTCGCGGTGGTGCGCGACGACAGGCTACTGCGCGCCGGCACCACCGAGGTCGACGTCATCGAGGCCGGCGACAAGCTGCTCTACATCCGGCGGGCGACGGACTGA
- a CDS encoding ABC transporter permease, whose translation MTRSAQLGAALSVEWVKFRRARPVWVTTVFLVVGVAAMGLLTLLSREGSNPVMVAKAQSIVGAGGWEGLFAAADTIVSVGGLLGFGVVIGWVFGREFSDGTIVGLCASPVSRIAIAAAKLSILLGWAVATTLALAASLLTVGTLFDVGALDVGVLRLVGKFLGIAVLTALLAVPCAWAATLGRGYLPAIGTIIGLVVLAQMAVMSGAGGWFPFSAPGLWAISGGSGAGLVTGMQLLLVLPVPVVFIALTLIAWQRLTLTP comes from the coding sequence ATGACTCGATCGGCCCAATTGGGGGCGGCCCTGTCGGTGGAGTGGGTGAAGTTTCGGCGGGCCCGCCCCGTCTGGGTCACCACCGTCTTCCTCGTGGTCGGTGTCGCGGCCATGGGCCTGTTGACGCTGCTCTCGCGCGAGGGCAGTAACCCGGTGATGGTGGCCAAGGCGCAGTCGATCGTCGGTGCCGGCGGCTGGGAGGGCTTGTTCGCTGCCGCCGACACCATTGTCTCGGTCGGTGGCCTGCTGGGATTCGGTGTGGTGATCGGCTGGGTCTTCGGCCGCGAATTCTCCGACGGCACGATCGTGGGGCTCTGTGCCTCACCCGTCTCACGCATCGCCATCGCCGCGGCGAAGCTGTCGATCCTGCTCGGCTGGGCGGTGGCCACCACACTCGCCCTGGCCGCGTCCCTGCTCACAGTGGGAACACTGTTCGATGTCGGCGCGCTCGATGTCGGCGTGCTTCGTCTGGTCGGCAAGTTCCTGGGCATCGCCGTGCTGACCGCCCTGCTCGCCGTCCCCTGCGCCTGGGCTGCGACCCTCGGCCGGGGATATCTGCCGGCGATCGGCACCATCATCGGCCTCGTCGTGCTCGCGCAGATGGCGGTCATGTCCGGCGCCGGGGGGTGGTTCCCGTTCTCCGCACCCGGCCTGTGGGCGATCAGCGGCGGCTCCGGCGCCGGCCTGGTCACCGGAATGCAGCTGCTCCTGGTCCTGCCCGTCCCGGTCGTCTTCATCGCCCTCACCCTGATCGCCTGGCAGCGACTGACTCTGACCCCGTAG
- a CDS encoding ABC transporter ATP-binding protein: protein MADDDILLRCAHAGKRYGTRRVLQDITLEVREGEVHALVGLNGAGKTTLMRLLLGMVRADTGAVRVAGCDPSVMEARHWAGVGHLVEVPLAYPELTVTQNLSIAGRLAGLSRPAAARAATRWAEEFALTGWARSRARTLSLGNRQRVGLAAAWIADPRILILDEPTNALDPAGIMIVRTLLKRSRETGAAALVSSHHLDEVARVADRITVMNGGRLIGMLDPTGIDLERQFFDLIYADSQARP from the coding sequence GTGGCCGACGACGACATCTTGCTCCGCTGTGCTCACGCCGGTAAACGCTATGGGACCCGCCGCGTGCTGCAGGACATCACCCTCGAGGTCCGCGAGGGTGAGGTCCACGCTCTCGTCGGTTTGAACGGCGCCGGCAAGACCACGTTGATGCGCCTGCTGCTGGGTATGGTGCGGGCCGACACGGGCGCGGTCCGGGTCGCGGGTTGCGACCCGTCCGTGATGGAGGCGCGGCACTGGGCGGGGGTGGGTCATCTCGTGGAGGTTCCGCTGGCGTACCCCGAATTGACTGTGACGCAGAACCTTTCGATTGCGGGTCGGCTGGCGGGATTGTCCCGGCCGGCGGCGGCGAGGGCGGCGACCCGGTGGGCCGAGGAGTTCGCCCTGACAGGGTGGGCGCGGTCCAGAGCCCGCACGCTCTCCCTCGGCAACCGCCAGCGGGTGGGGCTCGCCGCCGCCTGGATCGCCGATCCCCGCATTCTGATCTTGGACGAGCCCACGAACGCCTTGGACCCGGCCGGGATCATGATCGTGCGCACACTGCTGAAGCGCAGCCGCGAGACGGGCGCCGCCGCCCTCGTCTCGAGCCACCATCTCGACGAAGTGGCGCGGGTCGCGGACCGGATCACCGTCATGAACGGCGGCCGGCTGATCGGCATGCTCGACCCGACCGGCATCGACCTGGAACGGCAGTTCTTCGACCTGATCTACGCGGACAGTCAGGCCAGACCATGA
- a CDS encoding TetR/AcrR family transcriptional regulator: protein MSKSERTRARIQSAAVQLFVEHGYDATTVDQISAAAGISHMTFFRHFPSKDAVLLEDPYDPVIGAAVARQPCDRSPLGRACSGLAEAWSTVPEAGLGDLRTRLQIVTSHPRLRARMWENTLATQEAIAEGLRASGAQPLEAEVAAGACMGALMAALTDWAANGRGTLGDRIAVALNQLVPGAGMAGGPSAAR from the coding sequence GTGTCCAAGTCCGAACGTACCCGGGCCCGAATCCAATCGGCCGCCGTGCAGCTGTTCGTCGAACATGGCTATGACGCCACCACCGTCGACCAGATTTCCGCGGCCGCCGGTATCTCCCATATGACGTTCTTCCGCCATTTTCCCTCGAAGGATGCAGTGCTCCTTGAGGATCCGTATGACCCGGTCATCGGCGCGGCCGTCGCCCGCCAACCCTGCGACCGCAGTCCGCTCGGGCGGGCGTGTAGTGGGCTCGCCGAGGCGTGGTCCACGGTTCCCGAGGCCGGCCTGGGGGACCTTCGCACGCGACTGCAGATCGTGACGTCCCATCCGCGGCTGCGGGCCCGGATGTGGGAAAACACTCTCGCCACCCAGGAGGCGATCGCCGAGGGGTTACGGGCGTCCGGGGCGCAGCCGCTCGAGGCTGAGGTCGCCGCCGGCGCCTGCATGGGTGCGCTGATGGCGGCGCTGACGGATTGGGCGGCCAATGGCCGGGGAACGCTCGGCGACCGGATCGCCGTCGCCCTGAATCAGTTGGTGCCCGGCGCCGGGATGGCCGGCGGGCCGAGCGCGGCGAGGTGA
- a CDS encoding TetR/AcrR family transcriptional regulator, with protein MTAPDPAATDPLTAADEQADPRLARSRNRLLDAATHLLSTGGVEAVTVEAVTRVSKVARATLYRHFGSTTHLLAATFERLLPRVDTPTGTGPVRERLIALLTTQADLIEQAPVQMTTLAWLAMGSLGDDHTDPDRRHPDPAAVTSLRARVIEQYRQPFDHILTSPDARAVLGELDTTFALIQLLGPIVFARLTGLRTIDHDDCARLVDNFLTTHRTGTAATTPSEHGTP; from the coding sequence ATGACCGCCCCGGACCCCGCCGCGACCGACCCACTCACCGCGGCCGACGAGCAGGCCGATCCGCGGCTGGCACGCTCACGCAACCGGTTGCTCGACGCGGCCACCCATCTGCTGTCCACCGGCGGTGTCGAGGCGGTCACCGTCGAGGCGGTCACCCGCGTGTCGAAGGTCGCGCGCGCCACCCTCTACCGGCACTTCGGCAGCACCACCCACCTGCTCGCGGCGACCTTCGAACGGCTACTCCCCCGCGTCGACACCCCCACCGGCACCGGACCCGTGCGCGAGCGGCTCATCGCGCTGCTCACCACCCAGGCCGACCTCATCGAGCAGGCCCCGGTACAGATGACCACCCTGGCCTGGCTGGCCATGGGATCCCTCGGCGACGACCACACCGACCCCGACCGCCGCCACCCCGATCCGGCCGCGGTCACCTCACTACGCGCCCGCGTCATCGAGCAATACCGCCAACCCTTCGACCACATCCTCACCAGCCCCGACGCCCGCGCCGTGCTCGGCGAGCTCGACACCACCTTCGCCCTCATCCAACTCCTCGGCCCGATCGTCTTCGCCCGCCTCACCGGGCTGCGCACCATCGACCACGACGACTGCGCCCGACTCGTCGACAACTTCCTCACCACCCACCGAACAGGCACGGCAGCAACCACCCCGAGCGAGCACGGAACGCCGTAA
- a CDS encoding cytochrome P450: MTVPTERELLLDALLTDHGAAGPYEAFRRLRETRPVLVTRSGVLVLSRYDDCAAALRDRSLGKADESLGFGLSEIPEELQRRAMHRFRRTMLFRNPPDHHRLRRLVADVFTPRHIDELRSRVITQIHHLLNVMEEQVFVDIITDLALPLPVNVIGELLGVPMADRAVAAPLVRALLASLEPGANVEALTAACEAEDQLATYFADLLAVKRARPADDLLSRLAVAHGDDVLDDNECVGTAILLFAAGFETTTNLIGNGVAALLAHPDQMRQLRARPDLASNAVEELLRYDSPVQTNGRTVLEPTRLAGVDLHPGQVVLTLLGAANRDPDRFCDPDRLDITRTGVPPLSFGAGIHFCLGAPLARLEGSILFPLLVARFPGLGLVEQPRWRTGLSFRGLSSLKVATG; this comes from the coding sequence ATGACCGTACCGACCGAGAGGGAACTGCTCCTGGACGCCTTGCTCACCGATCACGGCGCAGCCGGACCTTACGAGGCGTTCCGACGACTGCGGGAGACGCGACCCGTCTTGGTTACACGATCGGGGGTGCTGGTGTTGAGTCGCTACGACGACTGCGCGGCGGCGCTCCGCGACCGCAGCCTCGGCAAGGCCGACGAGTCGCTGGGCTTCGGCTTGTCCGAGATCCCCGAAGAGTTGCAACGTCGGGCCATGCATCGATTCCGGCGCACCATGCTGTTCCGCAACCCCCCTGACCACCACCGGCTGCGTCGGCTGGTCGCCGACGTGTTCACCCCTCGGCACATTGACGAGTTGCGCAGCCGCGTCATCACACAGATCCATCACCTGCTCAACGTCATGGAGGAACAGGTCTTCGTCGACATCATCACCGATCTGGCGCTCCCGCTGCCTGTGAATGTGATAGGCGAACTTCTGGGGGTTCCCATGGCCGATCGGGCAGTAGCCGCGCCCCTGGTGCGTGCCCTGCTCGCCTCGCTGGAACCCGGAGCCAATGTTGAGGCTCTGACCGCCGCCTGTGAAGCCGAAGACCAACTTGCCACGTATTTCGCTGACCTGTTGGCGGTCAAACGCGCCCGCCCCGCCGATGACCTACTCAGCCGACTCGCCGTCGCGCACGGCGACGACGTCTTGGATGACAACGAATGCGTCGGCACCGCGATTCTGTTGTTCGCCGCAGGGTTCGAAACCACCACAAACCTCATCGGCAACGGCGTCGCCGCGCTGCTCGCTCACCCCGACCAAATGCGCCAACTGCGTGCCAGGCCCGACTTGGCGAGCAATGCCGTCGAAGAATTGTTGCGTTACGACTCCCCCGTCCAGACCAACGGGCGCACGGTGCTCGAGCCGACACGGCTGGCAGGAGTCGATCTACATCCCGGTCAGGTCGTATTGACCCTGCTCGGGGCGGCCAACAGAGACCCGGACCGATTCTGTGACCCGGATAGGCTCGACATCACCCGAACCGGGGTCCCGCCGTTGTCGTTCGGCGCCGGCATCCACTTCTGTCTCGGCGCGCCGCTGGCCCGGCTCGAAGGATCCATACTGTTCCCGCTCCTGGTGGCCCGTTTTCCCGGTCTCGGGCTCGTCGAGCAGCCTCGCTGGCGTACCGGGCTGTCCTTCCGCGGGCTGTCGAGTTTAAAGGTGGCCACCGGATGA
- a CDS encoding PaaI family thioesterase, producing the protein MGKASDAVGGSSDPDMEDWVRSFRLLESGSPELPPHHPNCLGCGPANPHGHALSVRRCGDGVVAHHLFDQRHVGAPGIAHGGAVATVIDDLFGFLLYTVGELAVTRRLDLDYLAPVLLATPYTLHADIRSRDGRKLNLAARIEDIEGRSVATATALFIVVEVEHFLQSQANARRQA; encoded by the coding sequence ATGGGCAAGGCTTCGGATGCGGTCGGCGGGTCGTCCGACCCCGACATGGAGGACTGGGTGCGCTCGTTCCGGCTCCTGGAATCTGGCTCGCCTGAGTTGCCGCCCCACCATCCCAACTGTCTTGGTTGCGGGCCGGCGAACCCGCACGGGCATGCCCTGTCGGTACGGCGTTGCGGAGACGGCGTCGTTGCTCACCACCTTTTCGACCAGCGTCACGTAGGAGCGCCCGGGATAGCACACGGCGGCGCGGTGGCGACCGTAATCGACGACCTGTTCGGCTTCCTGCTCTACACGGTCGGCGAACTCGCCGTGACGCGCCGGCTCGACCTCGACTATCTCGCGCCGGTTCTGCTCGCCACTCCCTACACCCTGCACGCCGATATACGGTCTCGCGATGGCCGGAAATTGAATCTCGCGGCCAGGATCGAGGATATAGAGGGTCGCTCGGTCGCCACGGCGACCGCCCTGTTCATCGTGGTCGAGGTCGAACATTTCCTGCAGTCGCAGGCGAATGCTAGGAGGCAGGCATGA
- a CDS encoding long-chain fatty acid--CoA ligase: MQSTMMNVPLTTAAILRHGSSVHGSATVRTLQPDGSVKVGTFAEVGRRAAQLANALRGCGITGDERVATFMWNNQEHVEAYCAVPSMGAVLHTLNLRLTSDQLVYIGNHAEDRVVILDGSLVPLLTPVLLQLTSVHTVVVTGEVDLAPLHRDGLMVVGYEEFISAQPETFDWPDLDEQSAAAMCYTSGTTGNPKGVAYSHRSTYLHSMAACAADGLRVSCDDRILAIVPMFHANAWGLVYAALMAGTDLLMPDRFLQAEPLVRLIDAQKPTVAGAVPTIWNDVLNFLEANPSYDVSSLSLVACGGSAVPVHLMKAFEEKYGVQVVQAWGMTETSPLAAIARPPASLDVQERWRLRATQGRPVAGVELRIVDDAGNELPHDGEAVGELQARGPWITGSYVGEEHHGEKFQEGWLRTGDVGRIDERSFVTLTDRTKDVIKSGGEWISSVELELLLAGHPDVLEASVIGVPDEKWQERPLAVIVVRDGREPTPAHLRDFLDGKVAKWWLPERWCFISEVPKTSVGKFDKKRLRSLHAEGELAVIEI, from the coding sequence ATGCAGAGCACGATGATGAACGTCCCGTTGACAACTGCGGCGATTCTGCGCCACGGCTCGAGTGTGCATGGCTCGGCGACCGTGCGGACCTTGCAGCCCGACGGGAGCGTGAAGGTCGGCACGTTCGCTGAAGTCGGACGGAGGGCCGCCCAGTTGGCCAACGCGTTGCGCGGATGCGGGATCACAGGCGATGAGCGTGTTGCGACCTTTATGTGGAACAACCAGGAGCATGTGGAGGCCTACTGTGCGGTGCCCTCGATGGGCGCGGTGCTGCACACCCTCAACCTACGTCTCACCTCAGACCAACTTGTCTACATCGGCAACCACGCCGAGGACCGGGTCGTCATTCTCGATGGAAGCCTGGTCCCCCTGCTGACCCCCGTGCTGCTGCAGCTCACCAGCGTGCACACCGTCGTCGTGACCGGCGAGGTGGACCTCGCCCCGCTGCACCGTGACGGGCTCATGGTCGTGGGTTACGAGGAGTTCATCTCCGCTCAGCCCGAGACGTTCGACTGGCCCGACCTCGATGAGCAGTCAGCAGCCGCCATGTGTTACACCTCCGGCACCACCGGCAACCCCAAAGGTGTCGCTTATAGCCACCGGTCGACCTACCTGCACTCGATGGCGGCCTGCGCCGCCGACGGACTGCGAGTCAGCTGCGATGACCGGATCCTCGCCATCGTGCCGATGTTCCATGCCAACGCCTGGGGACTGGTCTATGCCGCCCTCATGGCAGGCACCGACCTGCTGATGCCTGACAGGTTTCTACAGGCCGAGCCGCTGGTGCGGCTCATCGACGCCCAGAAGCCAACCGTCGCAGGCGCGGTCCCGACGATCTGGAACGACGTCTTGAACTTCTTGGAGGCTAACCCCAGCTACGACGTCTCCTCTCTCAGCCTGGTCGCCTGCGGTGGCTCCGCAGTGCCCGTTCACCTGATGAAGGCCTTCGAGGAAAAGTACGGCGTGCAGGTCGTCCAGGCGTGGGGAATGACCGAAACCTCGCCGCTGGCCGCCATCGCTCGTCCGCCGGCATCGCTCGACGTGCAGGAGCGGTGGCGCCTGCGCGCCACCCAGGGCCGTCCGGTTGCAGGAGTGGAGCTGAGGATCGTCGACGACGCGGGCAATGAGCTCCCGCACGACGGCGAAGCGGTCGGTGAGCTGCAGGCGCGGGGACCCTGGATCACCGGCTCGTACGTCGGCGAGGAGCATCACGGTGAGAAGTTTCAGGAAGGTTGGTTGCGCACCGGCGACGTCGGGCGGATCGACGAACGCAGTTTCGTCACGCTGACCGACCGCACCAAGGACGTGATCAAGTCCGGCGGGGAGTGGATCTCCTCGGTCGAGCTCGAGCTGCTGCTTGCCGGTCACCCCGACGTGCTCGAGGCATCTGTGATCGGGGTGCCGGACGAGAAGTGGCAAGAACGTCCCCTCGCGGTGATCGTCGTACGTGACGGTCGCGAGCCCACACCTGCTCATCTGCGCGACTTCCTCGACGGCAAGGTCGCCAAGTGGTGGCTGCCTGAGCGATGGTGCTTCATCTCCGAGGTACCCAAGACCTCGGTCGGCAAGTTCGACAAGAAGCGCCTGCGCTCCCTGCACGCCGAAGGAGAGCTGGCCGTCATCGAAATCTAG
- a CDS encoding BtrH N-terminal domain-containing protein, whose amino-acid sequence MPRRTLIKDYPHQMGGHCGSGAMRDLLHWQGLGWDGPPDEGLVFALGGALGLAYLPSSDLVPPLYLVGRGADFEIDLPRRLGGQVHVLTTDDPREGWSWVLDEIDAGRPSLVWGDIAELPYLRVQLQMSRHDIVVIGYDEAKGIAFVVDNDRAEVQEVPLDALARARSSTSFPQPTRHCTYRITWPGALPDVAGVAAEAFRQSAASMRRPSQPGIVDLTTATAGAEGLAAVAQLAADVRTWADLPVGDLEILLFSLSAFIEKAGTGGGLFRRLLADGCADVARLTGDLATADLAVAASRCAQAWTETARAGIQRDVDVRARVAGVAMAASRLPELELDLVESLEFASSSLTAADR is encoded by the coding sequence ATGCCCCGCAGGACCCTGATCAAGGACTACCCCCATCAGATGGGGGGGCACTGTGGTTCTGGCGCAATGCGGGATCTTCTGCACTGGCAGGGTCTGGGGTGGGACGGACCGCCCGATGAAGGTCTGGTGTTCGCGCTCGGCGGCGCGCTGGGGCTAGCGTACCTCCCATCGAGCGACCTCGTTCCACCGCTGTACCTGGTAGGACGAGGCGCCGACTTCGAAATCGATCTACCCCGCCGGCTCGGCGGACAGGTCCACGTTCTCACCACCGACGATCCCCGCGAGGGCTGGTCGTGGGTTCTCGACGAGATCGACGCAGGCAGACCCAGCCTGGTGTGGGGCGACATCGCCGAGCTGCCGTACCTGCGGGTCCAGTTACAGATGAGTCGCCACGACATCGTGGTGATCGGCTACGACGAGGCCAAGGGGATTGCCTTTGTCGTAGACAATGACCGCGCCGAGGTGCAGGAAGTCCCGCTCGATGCCCTGGCTCGGGCGCGGTCTTCGACGTCCTTCCCACAACCGACGCGCCACTGCACGTACCGCATCACCTGGCCGGGCGCGCTGCCGGACGTGGCAGGAGTGGCGGCAGAGGCATTTCGCCAGTCCGCGGCCAGCATGCGCCGCCCGTCGCAGCCGGGGATCGTCGATCTCACGACAGCGACGGCCGGGGCCGAGGGCTTAGCTGCGGTCGCGCAGCTGGCGGCCGACGTTCGGACCTGGGCCGACCTTCCGGTAGGCGACCTCGAGATCCTCCTGTTCAGCCTGAGCGCTTTCATCGAGAAGGCAGGCACCGGCGGCGGGCTGTTCCGCCGGTTGCTCGCCGATGGCTGCGCGGATGTCGCACGTCTGACCGGTGACCTCGCCACCGCAGACCTCGCTGTCGCCGCCAGCCGTTGTGCGCAGGCATGGACCGAGACTGCACGTGCCGGGATCCAGCGCGACGTAGATGTGCGAGCTCGCGTGGCCGGGGTGGCCATGGCGGCTAGCCGGCTGCCAGAACTCGAGTTGGACCTGGTCGAGTCCCTGGAGTTCGCTTCAAGCTCGCTGACGGCTGCAGATCGGTGA
- a CDS encoding SDR family oxidoreductase: MTTHSPHTAAKTVAITGGARGIGYQTAKELIRRGHRVAIGDIDEARAKETAAELGVKVVTRLDVTDPDSFRDFLDLVEGDLGPLDVLINNAGIMPTGHAHEEDDAVTRRQVEINVLGVIFGTKLALQRMLPRRAGHIINTASLAGELAVPGLATYCGTKFAVIGFTEAARLEYRKSGVQLSTVRPTFTNTELVAGTAGAKGLRNAEPEEIARVTADLIESPRPFVRVTRLAGGMVAAMKFVPGRLAARLGSALDTDSVFLDDVDMGARQAYLDRIRNN; encoded by the coding sequence GTGACGACGCACAGCCCCCACACCGCCGCCAAGACCGTGGCGATCACAGGTGGAGCCCGCGGCATCGGTTACCAGACCGCGAAGGAGCTGATCCGACGAGGCCACCGCGTCGCCATCGGCGACATCGACGAGGCGCGTGCCAAGGAGACCGCCGCCGAGCTCGGGGTGAAGGTTGTCACCCGCCTCGACGTCACCGACCCTGACTCGTTCAGAGACTTTCTCGACCTGGTCGAGGGGGACCTCGGCCCCCTCGACGTGCTGATCAACAACGCGGGCATCATGCCCACCGGGCACGCCCACGAGGAAGACGACGCGGTGACCCGGCGGCAGGTCGAGATCAACGTCCTGGGAGTCATCTTTGGGACCAAGCTCGCCCTTCAGCGGATGCTGCCGCGGCGTGCCGGGCACATCATCAACACCGCATCACTGGCCGGCGAGCTCGCCGTGCCCGGTCTGGCGACCTATTGCGGCACCAAGTTCGCGGTCATCGGATTCACGGAGGCAGCACGACTGGAATACCGCAAGTCCGGGGTCCAGCTGTCCACCGTCCGGCCCACGTTCACCAACACCGAGCTCGTTGCTGGGACAGCTGGAGCCAAGGGACTGCGCAACGCCGAGCCCGAGGAGATCGCTCGAGTGACAGCCGATCTAATCGAGAGCCCGCGTCCCTTCGTGCGCGTCACCCGCCTCGCAGGCGGCATGGTCGCGGCGATGAAGTTCGTCCCCGGACGGCTGGCCGCCAGGCTCGGATCGGCCCTGGACACGGACTCGGTGTTCCTCGACGACGTCGACATGGGGGCCCGCCAGGCCTACCTGGACAGAATCCGGAACAACTGA